In Bifidobacterium adolescentis ATCC 15703, the sequence ACCTCTACCTGCGCATCGCGCCGGAACTGTTCCTCAAGCGTTGCCTCGTCGGCGGCATCGACCGCGTGTTCGAAATCAACCGCGACTTCCGCAACGAGGGCGTCGACGCCACCCACGCGCCGGAATTCACCATGGTCGAGGCCTACCAGGCCTACGGCAACTACGACACCATCGGCGCGCTCGTCAAGCAGCTCGTGCAGGACACCGCCATGGACGTGTTCGGCAGCCACAAGGTGACCCTGCTGGACGGCACCGAATACGACTTCGGCGGCGAATGGAAGACCATCAGCATGTACGACTCCCTCTCCGAGGCCCTGGGCGAGGAAATCGTGCCGAACGGCGGCCCGGACAACCCCGGCACCTCCGTGGAGCACCTGGGCGAGATCGCCGACAAACTCGGCGTGGAACGCGACGACGTGGAGAACCACGGCAAGCTCGTCGAACACCTGTGGGAGCACTTCTACGAGGACAAGCTGTACGAGCCGACCTTCGTGCGCGACTTCCCAGTCGAGACCTCCCCGCTGGTCAAGGGCCACCGCTCCAAGGCCGGCGTGGTCGAGAAGTGGGATCTGTACGTGCGCGGCTTCGAGCTGGCCACCGGCTACTCCGAGCTCAACGACCCGGTCGTGCAGCGTGAACGTTTCGTGGCCCAGGCCAAGGATGCGCTCGCCGGCGATGAGGAAGCCTGCGACATCGACGAGGACTTCCTGGAGGCCCTCGGCGTGGGCATGCCTCCGGCAGGCGGCATGGGTATGGGCATCGACCGACTGCTCATCGCACTGACCGGCGCCACCATCCGCGAGACCATCACCTTCCCGCTTGTGAAGCCGCTGAACTGAGGCGGAGCCTCAGTTCAATATTCGGCTTCACGCGAGGCGGTCGAAGAGGAAGCCCTGTGGGCTTCCGTGCCGCCGGAGCCATCCTTAAAAAATAAAAGAGCAATTACTAAAGGGCGTTCCCAATACGGGAGCGCCCTTTTGCATACCCTCGCACACCCAACATCTAACATGAGATTCATGGAAATATCGACTTGGATTCGCGGCGCTCGCCTGAAAACCCTGCCGCTGGCGATCGCCCCAGTGGTTATCGGGGCCACGCTGTCGTGGCGGGGCGTGTTTCTTTACTCGCAGGGTGGCGATATATGGCATGAGCCGTGTCCGTTCTTCGGCGGGCAGCATGACTTGAGCGAATTGAAATTCGGCTCGCTGGTCGGCGAATGCCAGCGTTCCGCAGGCTGGTTCATCTTGGTGGCGGTACTGTGCGGTTGCGTGGCGTTGTTCCTGCAGGTCGCCGCGAATTTCGCGAA encodes:
- the lysS gene encoding lysine--tRNA ligase, which codes for MTETNESQENQNEEEAAVPTMTTVERAEMLLQQDAAIRAKINGGAALDEAVDPSNKEFGPLAHPEQVQMRVAKRAMMLKEGIQPYPVTLDVTATIEEVRAKYDGKLEAGDETGDVVGIAGRVLFLRNAGGLCFVQLSAGDGTKIQGMISKKEIGADSLKQFKQLVDLGDHLFIKGRVIASKTGELSVFATEWAIAAKALQPLPALHKELNEDTRTRKPYIGMIADEKIRNMVRNRSKAVASLRKTFADHDFLEVETPMLQTVHGGAAARPFTTHMNAFDLDLYLRIAPELFLKRCLVGGIDRVFEINRDFRNEGVDATHAPEFTMVEAYQAYGNYDTIGALVKQLVQDTAMDVFGSHKVTLLDGTEYDFGGEWKTISMYDSLSEALGEEIVPNGGPDNPGTSVEHLGEIADKLGVERDDVENHGKLVEHLWEHFYEDKLYEPTFVRDFPVETSPLVKGHRSKAGVVEKWDLYVRGFELATGYSELNDPVVQRERFVAQAKDALAGDEEACDIDEDFLEALGVGMPPAGGMGMGIDRLLIALTGATIRETITFPLVKPLN